From Candidatus Bathyarchaeum sp.:
TATCTGTTTTGCTGAAGCGCAAGTCCACATGAAAACAAAGTAGTGGTGACCGTTCCCAGTATAGTCGTAGAGTTCGTGGTCGTAAATATAGTCTGAGGCAGCAGCGAAGCCTTGGTAGTGCTCTACATCTACTGAATACTGTGGTATCGAATAGTATTTGACCCATCCTGTTTCAGTATAATTGCTACCGTGCATATATTGAAACACTGTTGCGTATGTGTAATCATCCATTGAATCAGCAGTACTGTATACTTCAGAGGATGATACGTCTGAAGTATTTTGATATTCGTTCAATTCGTAATCCAATGAATTGTATAAAGAATAAATATAGCTAACAGTATCTTCTGTAACATCTTCTTCATCTGGCCAATAAGTATTCCATTGGCTGGGCCAGGCATATGATGTCCACCGATTTACACTAGCTTCATTTGCTATAGCTATTTTTATCCCAATAGAAGGAAGCATGCATACAATGAGCCCTATAAGAAGCATAGCCTTTAACGTACAATTGGGTTTTATTTTTTTCATTTCTTTTTCCTCATTTTTGTTTTTCTACACTGCTTTGTTCTCCGTGCTATCTCTTTCTGCCCTTCACTTGGGGCTAGGTGGTGACACACCTCCGCTGCATTTAGCCTCGGTTTAGTTTTGTGGATAGAAATGGTTTGTGAGTTAACTCGCTTTTTACAGAAAAAAGTCGATGTGAAATCCAAACGGTTGGTGGATATAGAAATCGAAACATTTCTAGCCACATTATTCCCCCTTTTTTAATTACCCTATCAATTTATTTAAATTTTTCGATCAATTTTATTAATTTATATATACATATTATTTTTAATTACAACAAAATGTAATTTCACTAGTTTTTATTATTATTCATTCTAACTCCGTTCTAGATTGGGTTTATCCATCATTCTTGAAATTATTAAATACAATTCTGTTTTTTTGAATATAAAATTCGAACATGTTCTATTGGAAAAGTGCAAAAAAGTTTTGATACCCAAATTCAGCTACATTAAATCCTTTAGTGTATTACAGATTTTTCCCTGAAAAAACAGGACGTTCAGAAGATTTTGCATAAGATAGGATTTGCTAAATCATGAGTAAATCTAGATATTTTTGACCTTTTGAAGTTACTTGATAAACTCCTCTGAAACTCTTTTGATATGTTTGTTTTTTAACAAATATTAGCTATGATTTGAAAGTGTTTGTTGTAACAAACAAATGTCTCGTGAGGTAGCTCTCAGCTTCTTTTTGTACCATTTTGGATGTTTGTTCTTGTTCGCGTTCTACTTTTCGAAAAAGCAGCATACTGGTTTGCCCACTTTCTGAAAGGCTGTATTTTCTTCTGCTTGATTGTTTACCTAAAAGAGTTGAATCTTTTAGGTGATAACTAAGCAAACTCGTGTCCCTTATGCTTGTGGCGTTTTGAGTGTCAGTAAATGAAGCCTCCCCTTTTTGCTCATGAAAAACAAAAATCTCACGACGGACTGGGTTTTTTAATGCAACAAATATCAAATCATAATCTGTGTATTAGTCAAGCGCCCCACTTAATTCCTCGTTGCAGTGTATAGCTAAAAAATTTTCATGTATAAAAACTGGAAAACTGAACTCATTAATTTAATTGGTCAAAAAACCCATTGTCGTAAAAAATCCAGCATATTCGTATACTAATAGAGGTTCTATGTTGAAAACAACTTTTACTGCACGCCACAAACTGGACACGATTCGACCTTTGAGAGCGTCACCCGATTCATTTCTAAACCGGTTAAATCAAAGTTCAAAAGCTTGTTAACTAAATTCGGCTTTTGCCCTGTTAACAACTTTACGGCTTCGCTGACTTGCAAACTTGCAATTATGTTAACTATAGAAGGATGAACCCCGACAACTTCTGATTTGCCCGATTTGTTTCCGTAAAAACATTCCAGACAAACACTTTTCCTTGGAACTATAGTGGACACGTTCCCCATGGTGGTTGCAACTGCGCCAAAAACATATGGAACACCAAGCTTAACACATGCTCGATTAACTGCATAACGGGCTTCCATGTTGTCTACTCCATCAATAACAACATCCATGCCCCGAACTATTTCCTCTGCATTGCTTTCATTTACGGAATACTTCATCGGTTCAACAACAATGTAAGGATTTAAACTCCGCAACCGCTCCGCCGCAGCATCAACTTTAGGAACACCTTTTTTGTCGACACCATAAAGATGTTGCCGATGCAAATTAGTCACATCAACAACATCACAGTCAACAACCCGCAAGAAACCAACCCCCATCCCCGACAACTGCATCGCCACCGGAGAACCCAAACCACCTAAACCAACCACACAAGCTTTTGCATTTTTTAGTTTAAGCTGACCTTTAACACCGATTTCATCCATCATAATCTGGCGCGAATAATAATCAAGTTCATCTTTTGAAAGCTCAACCAATTTTTTTTCCTCAAACAGACTCTAAAATCTCTTCAACTTGTTTTGTTTCAATTCCACTAATAAGGAACCGCTTCTGACGCGACGTAAACCCCGAAACCAACTCAACATTCTTACCAAAAATCTTTGTCAAATGTTTAAGCAACTCTTTATTCACTTTTCCTTTAACCGGTGTTTCTTGGCACAACGCAACAAGTTCGTCGTCTTCAATTTTTAACTGAAACTTTTTGGAGTTGGGCTTAACAAACACCTCCAAAACGATGCCCTGAGCAACTTTTTGTAACTTCATTGACTTCACAACATTTGCTTCAACTATGCAACTGTAATATTTTGCACTATCAAGCCTTTAATATGTGCCCAGATAAGACACAATGTGACCATACATGCTAAGGGACGCTTGGGCTCTTGCCATTGAAACTCTAAGTTGCATAGAACTAAAACGAATGGGCGAGCGTTTAGCCTTAACCCAAGCAACAAAAAAACTGAAAATAAAAAACTCCCGAGCAATTGGGTTGGCCCACCGGCTTGTAACTGAAACCTTGCGGAAAAAAAATTTCATCGACCATTTACTAAACTTGGTTTTAGCCCCTCAGTCAATCAATGAACTGAACATGAAAGTTCGGGCTTTCCTTCAAATATACACTCATGAAACAAAATTAGTTGATTCTAACCAAAAAAACGCAGCAAAAATTGCCCGCATGGGGCGCCAAGTTTTGGGTTGGTCAAAACTTAATGATGTAGAAGAAATCCTTGGAAAAATTCTGAGCCTAAACACAGAAAAAGCTCTAGACGGTCTTGAAGAAACCGAAAAAATTGGGTTGCAGACTTTTCATCCTACTTGGTTTGTGGGCTACTGCTACAAACTTTTAGGACGATATGAAGCTCTGAAATTTTTAGAAAAATCCACACAAATCCCACCTGTTTACATTAGAATTAACACTTTGAAGGCCCCCGAACAAAAAATACTAACGTCACTGGAAACGGAGTCTATAGTTCTAGAAAAAGTTCCCCAACTAAAACACTCATACAAACTTATTGAAACAAAAACTCCTCTCACAAGAACACAAAGCTTCCATCAAGGACTATTTTACATCCAAGACAAAGCCAGTTGCCTAGCAGCCGAAATCGCAGACCCAAAACAAGGAAACACAATACTTGATGTATGTGCTGCTCCCGGTTCAAAAACAACGTATTTGGCACAACTAATGGAAAATGAGGGAACAATTTTTTCCCTTGATTATTCGAGGCGCAGATTACGTGTCTGGCAAAAAGGAACAAAACGTGTCGGAACAACCATTGTAAACCCAATAGTTGCTGATGTACGAAAAACTTTACCGTTACACCTAACCGCTGACGTAGTAATTTTAGACCCTCCATGCACAAGCACTGGAACCTTTGGAAAAACCCCTGCAGCAAAATGGCGCCTTAGTAAACGGTCCTTACTTGGAATGTCAAGAATTCAATCAGAAATGATGGAACAAAGTTCACAACACGTCAAAGAGGGCAGATTTCTGGTTTATTCCACATGTAGCATAACCGTTGAAGAAAACGAGTATGTGATTGAAAACTTCCTCAAAGCCCACAGCGAATTCAAACTAGTAAAACCAAAACCCCAAATCGGATTACCCGGGCTGAGAGGATTAACTAAATGCCAGCGTCTGTATCCTCATATTCATGAATGTAACGGATTTTTTGTAGCAAAACTACAAAAAGAAGCCAAATAGAAAACAAATCAGCCTCGTTTTTGTTTGCGCTCCAAAAATCCTAACATTTCAAAAATCACTTTTGCAGCTTGAGTAGCAGTAACACCTTGATCATAGTTCGGAGCTACTTCAACTACATCAAATCCAATAACATTGTACTCACACACTGCTTCAAGAAGGTCCAAAAGGGTTGAAGTATCCAGGCCCTCTGGCTCCGGATTGGGAACAGCAGGCACAAAGGACGGGTCTAGAACATCCATGTCAACTGTAATGTACACCTTTTTGCTGCCTTTTAGTGCCTTTTTTATCTCTTCTACTGTTTTTTGGGCTCCATCTTTTCTTATCTGAAGGGTAGTTAAATAGTCAATTCCTGCCTCTTTTGCGTAGTCAATCTCTTCAGTGCACACCGCTCGGGTACCCACCTCTAAAATCTTGGCAGGTCCTACAGTCTCGTTGATTCTTCGCAAAAATGTTGTATGGGAAACATTAAGCCCAAGATAATTATCCCGCAAATCCAAATGAGCATCAAAACTAACTATCGTTGTGTCTTTGTCAAAACACCGCGCAATCCCCAAAGTTATGGTGTGTTCGCCTCCAATGAATACGGGGATTTTTTCGTCATCAAAAAGATCCTGGGTCACTAAGGCTAAACGACCAAGGGTTAATTCCACATCTGCAGCAACATGAAGATCACCTAAGTCATGGGTTGCTAGGTCTTCTATGTTGATGCCTGAACGAAAACTGTAACATTCTATGTTTTGGGAAACATCCCTTATTGCTAGAGGTGCAAATTTTGCGCCAGAACGATATGTGCTGGTTACGTCAAAAGGTACGCCTAAGATTGCATATTTGGACGCTTCATAAATTTCTTGGCTTCCAGTAAAAACTGGAGACGGTGAAACAAAGAGCTCACGATAACTCATCTCGATCACTCCAAAAACTAAGTGCTTTAAACATTAATTATAAAATAAAGAAAAAGGAAGATTTAGGATTATTGCTTCTTCAGTTTGGTGTAGCAATCCCAACAAAGAATTTCACAGTTTTCTATTGTGGGTTTTCCACCCTTTTCTGGACTGACAAAAAATACAGCTTCCCAACCGCTTCGCTCATTTG
This genomic window contains:
- a CDS encoding HesA/MoeB/ThiF family protein codes for the protein MVELSKDELDYYSRQIMMDEIGVKGQLKLKNAKACVVGLGGLGSPVAMQLSGMGVGFLRVVDCDVVDVTNLHRQHLYGVDKKGVPKVDAAAERLRSLNPYIVVEPMKYSVNESNAEEIVRGMDVVIDGVDNMEARYAVNRACVKLGVPYVFGAVATTMGNVSTIVPRKSVCLECFYGNKSGKSEVVGVHPSIVNIIASLQVSEAVKLLTGQKPNLVNKLLNFDLTGLEMNRVTLSKVESCPVCGVQ
- a CDS encoding DUF167 domain-containing protein, which encodes MKLQKVAQGIVLEVFVKPNSKKFQLKIEDDELVALCQETPVKGKVNKELLKHLTKIFGKNVELVSGFTSRQKRFLISGIETKQVEEILESV
- a CDS encoding RsmB/NOP family class I SAM-dependent RNA methyltransferase, which produces MLRDAWALAIETLSCIELKRMGERLALTQATKKLKIKNSRAIGLAHRLVTETLRKKNFIDHLLNLVLAPQSINELNMKVRAFLQIYTHETKLVDSNQKNAAKIARMGRQVLGWSKLNDVEEILGKILSLNTEKALDGLEETEKIGLQTFHPTWFVGYCYKLLGRYEALKFLEKSTQIPPVYIRINTLKAPEQKILTSLETESIVLEKVPQLKHSYKLIETKTPLTRTQSFHQGLFYIQDKASCLAAEIADPKQGNTILDVCAAPGSKTTYLAQLMENEGTIFSLDYSRRRLRVWQKGTKRVGTTIVNPIVADVRKTLPLHLTADVVILDPPCTSTGTFGKTPAAKWRLSKRSLLGMSRIQSEMMEQSSQHVKEGRFLVYSTCSITVEENEYVIENFLKAHSEFKLVKPKPQIGLPGLRGLTKCQRLYPHIHECNGFFVAKLQKEAK
- the speB gene encoding agmatinase, giving the protein MSYRELFVSPSPVFTGSQEIYEASKYAILGVPFDVTSTYRSGAKFAPLAIRDVSQNIECYSFRSGINIEDLATHDLGDLHVAADVELTLGRLALVTQDLFDDEKIPVFIGGEHTITLGIARCFDKDTTIVSFDAHLDLRDNYLGLNVSHTTFLRRINETVGPAKILEVGTRAVCTEEIDYAKEAGIDYLTTLQIRKDGAQKTVEEIKKALKGSKKVYITVDMDVLDPSFVPAVPNPEPEGLDTSTLLDLLEAVCEYNVIGFDVVEVAPNYDQGVTATQAAKVIFEMLGFLERKQKRG